In Nothobranchius furzeri strain GRZ-AD chromosome 19, NfurGRZ-RIMD1, whole genome shotgun sequence, the following are encoded in one genomic region:
- the LOC107395788 gene encoding uncharacterized protein encodes MLELQRWLMTQVMCHTLSYKREHLHFVHTNTITHTHMYSTHWTQRDSCLLQPEQKMKLIHEPTSGLFHLLLLLTQLLVRSSSFPAHSSDLCAAFGSMIHQLEKLFNASKKMHNLTSEELSHFSEVEDKLKGLPSLEHIATHFRSLKVNESLLQLHKDTESFRLHVDWLKAAKENFSLPLLADRSAGSSLLQLSDLIRKSLHKINQEVPEVSIPVFPDVSNAFDALMFSVEISERLQPFCRLSKRILLHICPKHRPKAALNS; translated from the exons ATGCTTGAATTGCAACGATGGCTGATGACTCAGGTGATGTGTCATACTCTGAGCTATAAAAGGGAACATTTACATTTTGTCCACacaaacacaatcacacacacacacatgtacagcaCTCACTGGACTCAGAGGGACTCTTGTTTACTGCAGCCGGAGCAGAAGATGAAAT TAATTCATGAGCCCACCTCAggcctgttccacctgctgctgctgctgacccaACTGTTGGTTCGGTCCTCGTCGTTCCCCGCCCACAGCTCGGATCTCTGCGCGGCGTTCGGCTCCATGATCCATCAGCTGGAAAAGTTGTTCAACGCCTCCAAAAAAATGCACAACTTG ACCAGTGAAGAACTCTCACATTTTTCTGAAGTTGAAGACAAACTGAAGGGTCTTCCCAGCTTGGAGCACATTGCCACACATTTCAGGTCCCTGAAG GTTAATGAGTCCCTCCTGCAGCTGCACAAGGACACCGAGTCCTTCAGGTTGCACGTGGACTGGCTGAAAGCTGCTAAAGAAAACTTCAGTTTGCCCCTCCTGGCCGACAGGAGCGCCGGCTCGAGCCTCCTGCAGCTATCAGACCTCATCAGGAAGTCTCTTCACAAG aTAAACCAAGAGGTTCCTGAGGTGTCGATTCCCGTTTTTCCCGACGTCTCCAACGCCTTCGACGCTCTGATGTTCTCCGTGGAAATCTCTGAACGGCTACAACCGTTCTGCCGTTTGTCAAAACGAATCTTGCTGCACATCTGCCCCAAACACCGCCCCAAAGCAGCCTTAAACAGCTGA